The nucleotide window GAGCAGTGATTCGAGAATGTAAGCGTACGTCTCCCGATCTCCGCAGAAGAGTCGGCCGAACCACGGGACACACCAGCGAAGGTAACCGAAGTAGATTTTCCGCCAGACGGCGTTGTCTGGTTTGCCAAAGTCGAGCACGAGCAAACGACCACCCAGTTTTAGCACGCGGCCCATTTCGTCCAGCCCCGCTTGGAAGTTCTCCAGATTTCGCAGCCCGTAGCTGATGGTCACCACGTCGAATTGGGCGTCCTGACAAGGAATGCGAAGCGCGTCGCTTCGCAGGAAATGGGTGCGAACCGGCCTCTCTCCCTCTCTTCCCTGCGAAGGGAGGAGAGGGCTGGGGAGAGGAGGGTCGTCCTTATGGGCTTTCCCTTCTCCTCGATCCTCTCCCCACTCGTCCCTCGCGAGGAGAGGAAGATGGCGCTCAGCCCAAGGCCGCCGCGCCCGTTCTTGGGCGACCTTCAACATCGGCAGGCTGAAATCCAGACCGACCACAAAGCCAGCCGATTTCGCCAGTTGAAAAACGACGTCGCCGGTCCCGCAGCACAGGTCCAGGGCGCGTTCGCTTCTTTGCACGTTTGCCAGCTTCCCGAGCCGCCGCTTCCAGAGGCGGTGCAGGCCGAAACTTTGCAGATCATTGATGAGATCGTAGCGTGGGGCGATGGCGCCGAAGAGTTCGCGCACTTTGTCCGCCCGCCGCTCGTCCGCGGCATAGTACCGATTGGCCATCGCGCCCGCGACGTTAGCACAGGCGCCCGCCAGCATCCAGCGCCGGAGTGGCGCAGTGTATCCACAAGTTTATCAGTGATTCTGTCCTCGTAGCGCAGAGTTGCACTCCGCCGCATCGCAGAATTGCATTCTGCGAACCGCCGACCAGTCCACGGACCTGGGAGCTTGCCGACGCCATGCCGATTACAAATCGGCGATACCGCGGATTGGAAATCTGCGCTACGTCAACCGACAACTTGTGGATGCACGGATGCACCGGGAGTGGCGTGTTGACGAAGTGGAGGATTGCTTTGGGCGGTGGCTCTATTTAAGGTCAGGTTGGACCGGGACAGAATCGATCTCCGAGGCGTGTCGTTCGGCACGTTCCCGGATGCATGACGCGACGAAGAACCAGATGAGGCATTCAT belongs to Verrucomicrobiota bacterium and includes:
- a CDS encoding methyltransferase domain-containing protein, translating into MLAGACANVAGAMANRYYAADERRADKVRELFGAIAPRYDLINDLQSFGLHRLWKRRLGKLANVQRSERALDLCCGTGDVVFQLAKSAGFVVGLDFSLPMLKVAQERARRPWAERHLPLLARDEWGEDRGEGKAHKDDPPLPSPLLPSQGREGERPVRTHFLRSDALRIPCQDAQFDVVTISYGLRNLENFQAGLDEMGRVLKLGGRLLVLDFGKPDNAVWRKIYFGYLRWCVPWFGRLFCGDRETYAYILESLLHYPGQRGIADLMARENYSHVRVINLLGGIMSINCGTKAAA